A region from the Diorhabda sublineata isolate icDioSubl1.1 chromosome X, icDioSubl1.1, whole genome shotgun sequence genome encodes:
- the LOC130451584 gene encoding uncharacterized protein LOC130451584, which produces MAMKSKTGICAIILTTIACIFVVISFCTPYWLVNDGQIEDPKFIRIGLWEVCFRNFEDFRHHYDYRFTGCWWVFEEEYYIIFDFLLPGFFIATQFFFTLCQTLVLVGAFLTWMYCFCSRDHDKYLLLLLSNGSILILAGFCGFISVSIFGANGDNRDWMPHWQHNDLSWSFAFGCIGSLLLIPSGALFLVEARKARYRRFGGSSRTPPAQYTMDPYKPTAPHHTDI; this is translated from the exons ATGGCGATGAAATCAAAAACTGGTATTTGTGCTATAATTTTAACAACAATAGCATgcatttttgttgttatttcttTCTGTACACCTTATTGGTTAGTGAACGATGGTCAAATTGAAGATCCCAAGTTTATACGCATTG GACTATGGGAAGTTTGCTTCAGAAACTTTGAGGACTTTAGACATCATTATGATTATCGTTTTACTGGATGTTGGTGGGTTTTCGAAGAAGaatattacataatatttgACTTCCTTCTCCCTGGCTTCTTCATAGCAACTCAGTTTTTCTTTACTCTTTGTCAAACTCTGGTTTTGGTTGGTGCCTTTTTAACATGGATGTACTGTTTTTGCAGTAGAGACCATGACAAGTACCTGCTCTTATTGCTTAGCAATggatcaatattaatattagcaGGATTCTGTGGATTTATTTCTGTATCGATATTTGGAGCTAATGGCGATAATAGAGATTGGATGCCACACTGGCAACATAATGACTTAAGTTGGTCTTTTGCATTTGGTTGCATTGGATCCCTCTTATTAATTCCTTCAGGTGCCTTATTTTTGGTTGAAGCTAGAAAGGCTAGGTATAGAAGATTTGGTGGTAGTTCAAGAACTCCTCCTGCTCAATATACAATGGATCCTTACAAGCCAACTGCTCCACATCATActgatatttaa